A genomic region of Arachis stenosperma cultivar V10309 chromosome 9, arast.V10309.gnm1.PFL2, whole genome shotgun sequence contains the following coding sequences:
- the LOC130948686 gene encoding uncharacterized protein LOC130948686: MALSSLFSLKSLAVLVVLMAIPLGIIVSLERAPPSTHVYNYHGTGGWLRECAKWDPTNSRFIVSFFEGGVGEVRVPEEAEKEVLLEEVTTVMEVNLAGNSSLGISVDTQRNRVLVVHADVFGNRYSALSAYDLSTWQRLFLTQLSGPSDEKSFADDVDVDAEGNAYVTDAKAGKIWKVGVEGNLITIIRNPLFTPKEWYKKFVALNGIVYHPDGFLIVIHTFSGNLFKVDLTKGEEVKVIKVAGGPLYFGDGLVLLSPTKLVVAGNPSGRLVESKDGWETAAVVSKFSGPMHRLATSATVKDGKPYLNHMIGIGYPKKKFAIVEAVF; this comes from the exons atggctctctcctctctcttctccctAAAATCCCTCGCCGTCCTGGTGGTTCTGATGGCCATTCCCTTAGGCATCATCGTATCCCTCGAACGAGCCCCACCGTCAACCCACGTGTACAACTACCACGGCACTGGAGGGTGGCTGAGGGAGTGCGCCAAGTGGGACCCAACTAATAGTCGCTTCATCGTCTCGTTCTTCGAAGGCGGTGTAGGCGAGGTTCGGGTGCCGGAAGAGGCGGAAAAGGAGGTTCTGTTGGAGGAGGTGACGACGGTGATGGAAGTGAATTTGGCCGGAAATTCGTCCCTTGGAATCTCGGTCGACACACAGAGGAACCGGGTTCTCGTTGTTCACGCCGATGTGTTTGGAAACCGGTACAGTGCACTCTCCGCATATGATTTGTCCACGTGGCAGAGGCTCTTTCTTACGCAACTCAGCGGTCCAA GTGACGAGAAATCTTTTGCCGatgatgttgatgttgatgcAGAAGGCAATGCATATGTCACTGATGCAAAAGCCGGCAAAATATGGAAGGTTGGGGTGGAAGGGAACCTCATAACGATTATAAGAAACCCTCTCTTCACCCCAAAAGAATGGTACAAGAAATTCGTAGCCCTAAACGGAATTGTTTACCACCCAGATGGGTTCCTGATTGTGATCCACACTTTCAGTGGCAACTTGTTCAAGGTTGATTTGACAAAAGGTGAGGAAGTGAAGGTGATTAAGGTAGCCGGAGGACCCCTATATTTCGGAGACGGTTTAGTGCTGTTGTCTCCTACTAAATTGGTAGTTGCTGGGAATCCTTCTGGAAGATTAGTTGAGAGCAAAGATGGGTGGGAAACTGCTGCTGTTGTGTCAAAATTCTCAGGGCCTATGCATCGCTTGGCAACATCAGCTACTGTGAAGGATGGGAAGCCGTACTTAAACCACATGATTGGAATTGGTTACCCCAAAAAGAAGTTTGCTATTGTAGAAGCAGTTTTTTAA